Part of the Actinomycetota bacterium genome, CCGTCACCGAGCCAGGCGCTCGAGCAGCTCCCGGTCCTGATCGATGATCTGAAGGAGGCGCTTCTCGAAGGCTGGGTCCTTGCGTCGCCGTTCGACCGCTTCGACCACTGCTTCCTTGATCGTCTCGTTGAGGCTGATGCCCTCGGCGCGAGCGACAGCCTCTGCCTCGGCTGTGAGGTCGTCAGGCAAGCGAACCGTGAGGTGCTTCGTCATGGTGGCATGGTGCCACTCCGTCTGTCATCGTGCTGGACAGCGACGCCGTGCAATCTGCAGGATGAGATCAGCCATGATCTTCGCCGGCGAACCGGAGAACCGGCTCGTGGCCCGTAACCTCGAAGCCCGCTGGGAGACACGCCTCGTGGCCTTGGCGGACACCGAGCGGGCACTCACCGAAGCCGGCGTTGGCCACCGGTTCGACCCCGGGGCGGTGGCCAGCCTGCGCCACAACTCAACCGGCTCGATGACGGCGAGTCCCGCGGGGTCCCGCGGGTCTTTCGCGGTGGGCGCAAAGGGACTCGAACCCCTGACCTCTGCCGTGTGAAAGCGCCCGGCCGGTCACGTTGCGGTGGAGTCATCCGCGACGCACCTACGATCTCTCGGACCCGACTGATCGAGCGCTGGTCTACGAGCAAGTCCTGACCGAAGGCACCGAGAGCGACGTGCGACGCTTCATCGATGTCGACGAGCTGATGCGCTTGTGGAACGTGCTGGTCCT contains:
- a CDS encoding toxin-antitoxin system HicB family antitoxin, coding for MTKHLTVRLPDDLTAEAEAVARAEGISLNETIKEAVVEAVERRRKDPAFEKRLLQIIDQDRELLERLAR